The window GCTTTTAAACTTGAATGCATAGTTACCATTTTTACCAATTTTATCTCAACATTTTACAATTCAGGAGGTATGAACGCTGGACAATTGCTACCACCTGCTGGTTAAAAGCCTTATTACAAAACTAAATTCCCATTAAAATATGGCTACAACATATGTAATTTGATTTTTCCCAGTTTATTTGCTTGTTTGACCAAACATGGTATGACAGAATGCATAGACAGAGCCACACTTCAAGCAggctcaacaacaacaatatggAACAAGGTCAGCAGGAAAAGgcaacaatttatttaaaaagataaaaacctGCAGTTCCTTATCATAGTGCATTCATATTTCCTTGTCTCTTAGGCTAAAGACATGACTGAATGACTCAAAATTGTCATTTAGGCCAGCGGTTGCTCACGTACGCACGCACAATGAAAACATAGGTACAAAACAACAACCATTGGATGAAGAGGATATTGGATGAAGCTCAGGGTATGCATGCTGTAGAATATATTTGAACAAGATGCATACTGTACTGATATTTGCCATTCATGTTTATTTCACTGATAATAAAAGGCAATTCTTCTCCTTGTGGCACTGAGCAATAAAGATAATTTGAAATTGTGGTTTTTGAGACCTCAAACATCTTTTGTATTTGAATGGCTCAGCCAGGTTTGGAGATTTTGTTGAAATTAAATTAGCCATCGAACCTTATATCATTTGGCTTGAGTGATGAACCTTAAATTAATATCAAATAGAGCCACCTAACGTATTGGTACTACATATTACTTTCACATTAATCAACACAGACTTAACCCTCAAAATTCCCAGAGGAAGACAGAGGATTGTCCTGAACTACAAAAAAGGCAAGGAAAATGTATATTCACAAATGTAGAGCAAAAGCTTGCTGCATTAAAGATGCATGGATGGTTTGCATTTGCCTTACAAGTCAAACAAATATACTAATATTGTTTAAACAAATTATGATATAAATATTAGAATTTGTTAAAACTAATGAATCTGAATATTTATTACGAAACAGGggtcagttttttttacttctgtaCACCTCGATATATACATTCCAGTAGTTATAAAGTAGGTAAGTAATGTAGTTTTGTGTGGAAATTCAACTGTGCAAATACTACATAACTTCATATTTTGGCCAATTCTGTTAAAACAGATCTTAACACTCTCTTACACGCATATGACATGTATTTGAAATTAACATTATGTTTCTACAACAGGCACATTCCTCATAGTCTACTAGCATCAAACAGCTGGTCAATTTGcatcattttgaatttgacaGAATGGATCATGAATTGAAATTTCCGATTTAAAATGTGCGTGCGTTAGTTAAGTGCATCTAAAAAAATTGTACTAGGGGAGCAGCATAACAGCAATGAATGACCCAAAGCTTATTTTTCCTGTTCTGACATAAATCAGAGCGGGTTATCACTCAATCTTCCCTGTGCCTTAGTGATGAATAAAAACCTGCCATTTAAAATTAATACTCTGAGATGGTTGAGGTGCTTTCTTTCTCATCTGGATGAGCTTTTGTATAACAGcagtttactattttttttccaatctaacCCTGAACAAGGGCGAGATTAAAAGGATTCACAGAAAAGAAAGGGAAGACATTAACCATTGAAGATGTAGACCACCAACTCGTAGGTGCACATCATGATAGCGGTGTTGGGGATCTGTCGTACTAAGTGTGTTGTGAGCCCGCGGTATAGGGCACGAAAGCCCTCCTCTTTGGGAACTTGTAATAAAGTCTGAAAGAAAGAACGATACCTGGTGCCCTCCTCACGTAGCCGAGTGCGTATCACTTCTGCAAAGAcaagcacaaaaaaatgtgacaggacacccaaaggaaaaaaatgagatcGTATGTGTCAGTTGTATTTGAATCGATTGCACTAACCATGAGGATAAGCAATGGATGTGGCACATGTCTTAGAAGTGGCGGCAGCAAGCATCATCCCGACAAAGTCTGAGGCATCCTTGGATACCTCTTCTTGCTCGTCCATATTCTGGGCGGTTTTAGCCTCCAAGATACGcctttttatgttttcataGATCACAAAGTGGATCACAGTCTCTGAGATGCCAGCATAAGATGCTGACATCCCCCTGTAAAACCCTCTAAGGCCATCTGATTGATACACCCTGCGTACGCATTCAAATGCACTCATCCTGTGCTCGCCTCGGTttctggaagaagaaaaaaagaaaaaccccaGGATAGATTACCACTAAAAGATTTTGACGACCACAGTTAGAAAAATGAGATATGAACTGTCAATAGTGATGtggagaaataaaaatggattagtAGTATTGTGTGTACAAGTTAGTTTCCTTTCAGAATGAATACATTGCTACTGTATACTAACTGACTGCaatgtacaaaatatatatatttttttttttttgggggggaaaaaaatctaaaataacgGTGCAgtagttcactcgcctgactttggcgcGGGCAGAAAGGGATTCCCATTTGTGGCGGTATAATTGTGGGTacaatggtcgtctgtctctctggcGACTAGTCTAAGTCATAATGTGTCTTTCgcacagtcagctgggataggctccagcaacccccacaaacCGTATGAGAATTTGCGGCACGGAAAGTTGAATGAATGTTCCAAAATGACATACACGATCAAGCTcagtcatatatttttttactttaaactcCGAATTCAACCAGATCAGTCTAATTATCAACCTTTCATGATCTGAAATATAGGTTAAAAACTTTTTTCTCCAAGCCATATAGTCGTTTTCAGTGGATAGGTTGAATACTGTGtcaatgtccatttttttccttttgatttCTGATAAGTGaggatttagacattttttaacCACACAAAAAGGTAATTGTCACTGCGACATCATAATAGTTACACTTTACCTGGCATCCAGTTGCAGGCGCGTCTTTATAAGCCATACTGGATTGGTTGCTGTGATGGCTGTAAATCCTACAAAGCAGGGGGAAAATTAAAACGTTTTCGAAGAATTACAGAATAACAGGATCATATGTAGAAGGCCCTCTAATAAACTATCACAAAACAATTCTCAAAGTAATCCTTCAGAAACCAAGAAGATATAGGTATTTGATTTCATTCCACAGGTTAAAATTGCCCAACTACAATTGAATGACAGTCAATCCAAATGTACTTGCCCTaaagtatacatacatgtattaaATGGCTTTGAGTTCACCCTAaccataataaaataaacaacatatCTATAAAAAAGGAGACTTTTGTAGCCCACTCGGGTCTCATATTGTAGTTCTTTGTCTAAAGGTTTGCCACCAGGGACCAAGTCTGATGAATGCTAACCTTGTCTGCAAAGATCTGAGTCATGCTGAGCTAAAAATGGTACTGTAGTGTACCTGTGAGATTCAACTTTACACATGCAAATGCCATTCTGGCTCTAGCTCCAGTGGCATGAATGACCCACATTACAAGTGCAGTTGAGCAGATAATGTTTCATTGACATATCACAAGGAAAGGGGCATGCATttaatttccaaataaaatatatgtCGAAAAGAAATGCATGTTGTATCTGGAAAGGTGctttttatttgtctttaatGGGTCACTGCTTTAAATTACAACCATAAGAAACTGGTAGTTAAAATATGGGTAGCCCAAACAggattttatatgcaaatgctTTATAGTTTGCCCATTCAAATTTGGACCCAGGTAATAAGTGTCCATTGCTTCTAACTTGATGCCTTACTGGTACCACGTTTTTGTTGgggatttttttactttattttattacttAAGTGCGTTGATTCTTTGGACTTGCACTCATGATCGTTTGCAGCGGAGGCTATGTTGCAGGAGCTAttctatttaaaatttaaaatgtagcTTCATCAAAACACGTGGTtcacctcactcactcaaaaATCTAGATGAGCACAATTGAAATGAAGAGGCCTTTTGATTTGAAGTTGATAAATGTCCAACGAACTCGGTGAGCCACAATTCAACCTTTTAATCTCACAAGGTAAATCCTTGTGACCAATGCTACCACGCCAAGTACCgtgttttctgcactataaggcgcacctaaaagcatcaatttttttcaaaaactgaTCTCTTATAATCTGGTGCatcttatatatggaccaatattaaaattgttatcacgataaaataaaataaaaaaaaaaatcagtcgatatcagtcgatagggtacatcatcctctacaggtcacgcaactacggtaagcagcctgcaaCTTAATTTCCCCCCGTGCGCGGTGCATACTggatatagttcttttgtcaatccaacCGGTATGACGGCGaggacggcgagcacactaattggagtcaacagagcattcaaagctagactggagactatatattatatatggataatattgagccgcaacaggtctcgcaactatggcaagcagccacCGAGTTCATTAGCCACCTTGGTAGACAGCGCCGGACAATATACACCACTATCTGCCTGTGGATCTTCAATGCCTGGGCTGATAtatcagtttcaactgtggttcgagctttcaggaaggcaggaatTGTCACTAGGCTGCCAGACAACCAAAGCAACACAGACTCAATTCATGACGACTTTGATGAGACGGAGCCTGGGTGATGGTTGCCCCATTCGCCCagctgttcaattcggacactgaAGACGAATAATTCGAGGGAATCATAGATGAGGAATTAACTGATAAAGTGAGCTTtacgtgtttttttgtgtttactgTTGAACCAAGGTTGGTCATATTGTGAATATGGACGTCAACAGCTGAAGTGCCGCATTGTGTACGTGAAAGCACACACGGTTCTCCCGCGTGAACAACATCAAGTTATTATTtgagttattaatgttattgttattgctttGAACTATTACGAGTGTTACTATATTGTGATTGCACTAACGTTAATGTACCGTAACAGCATCAGGATGTTTTTTACGTGTTTACTGAATGGAGGAAAAGTTTCCCTCCACTATGTGATATAAATGTTGCAAAAGATAAACcatgtcacgaaaatactaatactttacctcggagaaaataataaaacagataTCTGACCATTTCGTTGATAATACCTTTAGCACAGCACCATTTAATGGATGGCTATTAACGTAactccagcctctactgtagcgccttataatgcggtgcgccttatatatggaaaacattttaaaatatgtcattcattgaaggtgcgccttatagtgtggaaaattcAGTAATATATGTGCACATCAAGATTACCAGCCTCACAAGCTATTTTCATGCCTTTCAGCAGCAAATCATACCTATGTGCTTTAAGATAAATACAGTATGCATTCCTGTTACacaaggtacaggttggcaGATTTGCTGTATTCAGGCCTGATCTTAATCTTGAAGATTTCTGACTTTACTCACATGCTACTAGTACACTGTTGACGGCATTTcttcacatttcatttttgattTGTATTCTGGAAACGGACACAGTGTTGAAATATATTGAAAAGCATTACCAAGAGGGAATGAGGGAGCTTGCACATATACCTGCCAGTCCAGCCGAGACCATGTGAACATGTGTGGAGTCGGGTTCCAGTACATTGTTCAATTTCTCTTTGGCTGTAGAATAAGCAGCAAAGTAGATTGCTCTGTTGAAATAAGATAAAAAGATttaattcattcgttttctgaaccgcttatcctcaaaaggtttgtgagggggtgctggagcctataacacctaactacgggcaccaggcagtggACACTCTGAACtggtgctcacactcatacctaaaatTGGCATAGCTGTTTACAGACATGTTTTCAGAAAGGGGCAATTTCACATACACAATACAAAGATCCAAACCTTTGTATATAACATAttaatgtttaattttacaCGATACTATATGTCCTCGACTTATCTATTCTCCATGTAATCAAACAAGCAGTTGCCAAATTTTGTTGAACGGTCAAGATCCAGTAGACCACTGGTTGAGTGGGGTTTAGCTTAAAATCTGTTTTAACATCTTTAATATTGAGTAGCTATCAATCAAGTTCTTTTATGCTAAATTAATGGAATTATTCATTAAACTGGATCAGTTGCATAAGCACAAAAAGTCAGACTGTCAAACCATTGCCACAAATGGAAAACACCTTGGCAAGCTGTGCAGCATGCATGTAATACTTTCAATGTTTGCTAGTGCAGTTAACGCAAGCCACTGTGCAGCCATTTGTTGGTTCATGCCAAGTAAACACTCTATGAATGCTTAGCAATAGAACCTGCAGGCTCCTGTCATTAGCCACCACTTTCCTCCTAGACTAATGATTATAAATCGGCACGGATGATGCTCAGTGATATACGGTGGTTGCAAAACACTTTTACCAGGTTTACACATAACACGTGTTTTATAAAAACATGatgcaatataaatatatattatatgtattacaatttaaatatttaaagttttactttttttctgctgAGCCTAGCTAcagataaaatgaaaaatatgttatGTTTTTATATACTCACCTGGAGGGTGCCACACCCACTAAATTTGGTCCCAAGCCTCTGAAGAGTGAGCGGGGTCCTTCTTTTTCTAATATTAatctaaaaacaagaaaaataaaaaagaagacatGTCACTGctactaaaaaatatttttaatagtgAGAAATTGGACTCACTGGACTGAACAAGTCATTTAAGTTGGAAAAATGGGCCTCAAATGGGGCCAGTTATTGGCTCAACTCATCGATGCAAGATGGATTAATCTATACAATAAATTTATAGCTGACATCGTGAATGATTAAGGACTCACTTGAGGCAGTGTATTGGACCTGGGGGAGACATCCGGGCCACGCTGGCTCCATTCACGGTACTTAATTGAACCTCAGAAACATAGAAACTGATAGATGAGGACTGCAGACGTGTTTTCACTACTTCGAGTGGGCAAGTCAGTA of the Stigmatopora argus isolate UIUO_Sarg chromosome 10, RoL_Sarg_1.0, whole genome shotgun sequence genome contains:
- the LOC144083821 gene encoding solute carrier family 25 member 36-A, which encodes MSQRDTLVHLFAGGCGGTVGAILTCPLEVVKTRLQSSSISFYVSEVQLSTVNGASVARMSPPGPIHCLKLILEKEGPRSLFRGLGPNLVGVAPSRAIYFAAYSTAKEKLNNVLEPDSTHVHMVSAGLAGFTAITATNPVWLIKTRLQLDARNRGEHRMSAFECVRRVYQSDGLRGFYRGMSASYAGISETVIHFVIYENIKRRILEAKTAQNMDEQEEVSKDASDFVGMMLAAATSKTCATSIAYPHEVIRTRLREEGTRYRSFFQTLLQVPKEEGFRALYRGLTTHLVRQIPNTAIMMCTYELVVYIFNG